tggtaCCTTTggctaaaaattaatcatgaaGATTAAATGGtaagtaaattacaattatacaataactataactgtaattacaaaaaaatattttattactaaaaaataaatacatgtcttacataattattagttttaaataatatacaatatttaataagatacATTTGAAACCGATGTTGCCTAAATTTAAACCAAACATATTTGGAatcttttaattacaatacctCTGATGAGGTAACtcaaataagaattatttacacatatgtaaaaagtaaatttgttataagaGATGccaacaatacaattaaacaaaattatcaatcataaacttttaaataaataataatttgatcatACTTTGAGTTGGgggaaaaactaaaaatggaTATCAAactaaattacctatattattaaacataataattggtaatttattttattttttaacttaatttttaaatggtaaagagaaaattaacataaataaagtaattaactgtaataaaaagtaaaataattaagcatTTGTATAAGAGACACAATAGTATCATATGCTATCTATataaaggtaatattatttctcatactaaccatttaaaaattaatattaatttatatattaaacagtcTGTACCTTaccaacaaaaaaaagttaaataattataaattaacaacaaggtaaaacaattaaacatgTAACAAGAATTGTTTtggaaaacataaaaacttaGTGTTCTGGGTactgtataaatactatagaatatgataaataatacaaatataataatcataagcaGGCAAACATTGACTCATTTGAATAAATCAATGGAACTGTTAAGTTAACATTGATAATCATCTGTTCAGAATTAGTAGggtcaataaataaacatctaCCATCAGCATGAAGTACATCTAATGGAACACTGTAAGGTTGTACTGGGCCACTCCATGAATGTTGATCAGTATCGTTACACAAGGAACTGGTGGTCAGTATAGCTGTAGTTTGTGAAGCGCTTGTATTGTCACCATATGACGAAACATGCTGTATATaaaccaaattattataaaaagtgttaactatattttattatgaatgattAACTTCAGATAGTGAACAATTTTTGTTCAGTCCGGTTAGACCACACcatttgattaaattgtatattatcaacCTGTTTCGGACTATCAAACCATAgccaaaaaattactttaccatgtttagtaaaataaaagctAGAcagtttttgtaataaaaaaatgtggtaTTACTGTCTCAGCTTACCTCTTAAATGAAACAGCTTATACAAAGAATTAcgcattataaaatagtacctGAATGGTGGCAACAAATGTGTGACTGTAGCCATCAAATGCAACtgtgattatataaatagtattttgtacGAATTGTAAATgggtaaaaaaacaaaagttttgtATATCTTGACACCTGAACATGTGTGCAATTGAATttccataatatatcatttcttGGTGgcactaataataaaacaattgatacatttttttatattttaagtaatttttaaataaaaattgtataattaaattaataaaaaatgaaaaataaaaatgtcttactGTAAACAAATGAACATATAAAGTTGCAGAATGTGAATACCATAAGCAGCCAGCAATTGGACAAGGAAGCATGTTTGCAAATTCTGCTAGAGTGTGGTTTGACGCTGTTGTATTTAATTGCTCATTTTGTCCTATCTGATGGTTTGAAATAGGCTCATGATTctgtaactaaataaaaaattgctttattaaatataaaataattaaatgtatttattgtgttaCATGTTCTGGAAAAGACCAAGGACTTGTTAATAATCTTGACTCATAGTACTGCAAGGTTCTGATCACTTCACAACTTGAATCTGGTAGCTGCATGAACTGGACATCATTTGTTTCtatgtaattttgtataacatcATTTTGTACTAATGCTGTATCTTGTGGCCCTAACAGAGAAACCTAAAAATAcactaaattcaattttctgGATCTAATGAGAATACTAGCatatgtgaaaataatttacatcgtCTAGTGGATTAAATGTTTCACAATTAACAAATGGTCTTGACATTTCTCCACTTTCCATACGAACTGACATAGCCCAACGTTGATCAAACTCTTGCTGCTCTTGTTCAATGTTTTCTGCAGACTCATTACTCAAGGTATCAGAGTCATCAATACATAGCACTGTTTCTATATCAGTTTGATCATttctataaaagataaattatttaaaatatgaataattatgtaaaatatttatctaattttacaTGCTATAGTTAGAATTATCTAGCTCAAAACTCGCATTAATATCAACATCAGCCAGTTGTGGGATATCAGGAAAAGCTTGAAGGTTAGGTAAGTAACTATTTCCAGATACAGTAGATTTGATTTCTTTTGTAGGTATATTCAACtttttattactgtttttCCACTTactctaaaaagtaaaaacaatattgtcaataaatcacaatatcaataaaatctttaaCAAGCACAAATTACTCGGCACAAATTTTCAGCAAATGATGAAGTTCTATGTGAAACTTCTAAATTTAGGGGTTTTGATTTATCCaactaaaacatattatattttaatttattaataatataataaccgaTGACATAAATTCACAGatcattaataaaagtttgtaaattgtattttataaataaagataattcatcattaatttaatactatgagACAACACTGAATAGTAACCTAAACATgtgcatacctattataaaatacatattatagtg
This sequence is a window from Rhopalosiphum maidis isolate BTI-1 chromosome 1, ASM367621v3, whole genome shotgun sequence. Protein-coding genes within it:
- the LOC113550204 gene encoding uncharacterized protein LOC113550204 isoform X1, whose product is MGFHFECNTLAHIMKTKRQTMKRNNTKKLVKKRSVGRPRKSKIKYDELSSETSLESIKMHTQVSTNISVEKTQNRSTVRPLKTNSEIHVSSSSSMENIVYQPPIAKTTSALLRNMLLSTDRTRFNRSTTNTCLSISNNNNPYCNYYQLDKSKPLNLEVSHRTSSFAENLCRSKWKNSNKKLNIPTKEIKSTVSGNSYLPNLQAFPDIPQLADVDINASFELDNSNYSINDQTDIETVLCIDDSDTLSNESAENIEQEQQEFDQRWAMSVRMESGEMSRPFVNCETFNPLDDVSLLGPQDTALVQNDVIQNYIETNDVQFMQLPDSSCEVIRTLQYYESRLLTSPWSFPEHLQNHEPISNHQIGQNEQLNTTASNHTLAEFANMLPCPIAGCLWYSHSATLYVHLFTCHQEMIYYGNSIAHMFRCQDIQNFCFFTHLQFVQNTIYIITVAFDGYSHTFVATIQHVSSYGDNTSASQTTAILTTSSLCNDTDQHSWSGPVQPYSVPLDVLHADGRCLFIDPTNSEQMIINVNLTVPLIYSNESMFACL
- the LOC113550204 gene encoding uncharacterized protein LOC113550204 isoform X2, encoding MGFHFECNTLAHIMKTKRQTMKRNNTKKLVKKRSVGRPRKSKIKYDELSSETSLESIKMHTQVSTNISVEKTQNRSTVRPLKTNSEIHVSSSSSMENIVYQPPIAKTTSALLRNMLLSTDRTRFNRSTTNTCLSISNNNNPYCNYYQSKWKNSNKKLNIPTKEIKSTVSGNSYLPNLQAFPDIPQLADVDINASFELDNSNYSINDQTDIETVLCIDDSDTLSNESAENIEQEQQEFDQRWAMSVRMESGEMSRPFVNCETFNPLDDVSLLGPQDTALVQNDVIQNYIETNDVQFMQLPDSSCEVIRTLQYYESRLLTSPWSFPEHLQNHEPISNHQIGQNEQLNTTASNHTLAEFANMLPCPIAGCLWYSHSATLYVHLFTCHQEMIYYGNSIAHMFRCQDIQNFCFFTHLQFVQNTIYIITVAFDGYSHTFVATIQHVSSYGDNTSASQTTAILTTSSLCNDTDQHSWSGPVQPYSVPLDVLHADGRCLFIDPTNSEQMIINVNLTVPLIYSNESMFACL